The region CGCCCGGTCGGCTTCAGTCGGCGTCATCACACCCGGGACGGCGACGACGCGCTCCCGGTTGCACACTTCGAGGACCTCCTCACTGATATTGGGGGCGAGAACGAACTCCGCACCGGCTTCGATGACGTTTCGAGCGGTCGCTGCGTCGCGAACCGTCCCGGCACCGACGACGGCGTCGGTATCGGCGAGCGCGCGGTCCACGTCGGCTATCAGCTCCGAGCACCGTTTCGCGTCCGCGGTCAGTTCCAGGGCAGTCACGCCGCCCTCGTAGATAGCACGCGCGACGTCGACCACGTCGTCCTCTGGGATGTCGCGCATCACGGCGACTACGCCGCTATCGACGATACTCTCCATTATCCGCTGTTCGGTCGCCATATCCGCGTGGATGTATGGCGGAGGTAAAGTGTCCTCGCTATCCGTCTGGGCCTCATCGGCCCGATACTCGCTGTGCCCCTCACGGGATACTTGGCCCCGTCACGGTGGTAGCAGCGAGTGTCGTGGTCGGTCCGTATGATTTCGGTGACACGTAAACGATGCCTCGGTCGCCGAACGGGTACCAGTCCAACGCAACGGAGCGCCTGCCAGTCTCTACGTCCAGAGCCGTTCGGCGAAGGCGTTGTGCACGCTCTCGTTCGCTATCGCCGCTCCGACGTCGCGTTTGAACGTCTCGGCGTCGCTTCCGCCCCGTTTGATCGTGTTCAGGGTGTCGATAGTTTGGTGCGTGCCGCGTTCGAACGAGAACGACCCCACTGCGACCCGACCGTCCAGTTCGGTCCGGAATATCGGCGGGCCGCCGTCCGCGGTCTGTTCGTGCGTGAGGACCGATTCCGCGACGCTCGCGTCGCCGGACTCGACGTACGTGAAATACGCCGTCAGGTTCGCCGACGGAGTGAGGGTGAACGGTCCGGTGTCGACG is a window of Halomicroarcula saliterrae DNA encoding:
- a CDS encoding bifunctional 4-hydroxy-2-oxoglutarate aldolase/2-dehydro-3-deoxy-phosphogluconate aldolase; this translates as MATEQRIMESIVDSGVVAVMRDIPEDDVVDVARAIYEGGVTALELTADAKRCSELIADVDRALADTDAVVGAGTVRDAATARNVIEAGAEFVLAPNISEEVLEVCNRERVVAVPGVMTPTEADRAMAAGADILKLFPASTVGPGHIGAIQGPLGDVPIMPTGGVSTDNVADYFDAGATAVGAGSALVDYEAIENDDMDAVRESAAAFVRAVEDARN